From the genome of Edaphobacter dinghuensis, one region includes:
- a CDS encoding choice-of-anchor D domain-containing protein, translating into MMKTRPSPRLIPCVFGLTILCVLSFIIPETLHAQQTQQLLFTGLRSVASQGRFNAVQSAPNGDLYLLLDQKDGVRLLKTDASATIVLAQAQLGAKGDIGLAMALDPSGSIYITGTTGSGSLAATSGVAFPNAADTSTNSFIAKFDSDLNPLFVTFTGSGRTAASSIAATADAVFITGSTFGALPVTSGAFIQNPASNSMQNGFVEKFRADGTSLLYATYLSGANGSTAPTAIAADASDDAYVAGYTTSSGYPTLNALVPEMIGAYSGFLSKLTPAGDGVLFSTFIPGSGVTSLAVDPTAGNLLLSGTIALGQFPVATAAMPLVNLSYQTLLRMPLDGSAVLSSTLLAPGTQSVVASAPNGAAWVGGTLITPLLPLPALSNIGDSFALRVTAQNNIDQALRFGGLPTTNPGFANAVVTLTSLATDAAGHPLFAGAVDPTASSSLLASETYDLPLYNSPTAALPSTVRNAVLPTGICTGSQCAGSGAYLSKIDPTTAAPSLALSVDDSPNLTLRNLGSAAATGLQITATGFTLATDCPTILSAGAECSIALNGSGPGSITAQADDATTQTVSLPASATTPNAIVFSPKELDFGIETSSNPAATRTITITNLSAQSQTFASSSAGTQFTEQSSDCPSNGTAKLLSAGATCHITVAFTVSSDPTTDGPLQSNWTIGPGSVRLTGYSEAAALALSASEIDFGTQYTGGLRLPRYLYLSNNSDVAIPHSTVALSGASPFTLVDRCPTQLLAHTVCQIQIDYLSALSPSDDSITLSLDQGLTVLVTGKTLPPPGAGGATVNPNLTVSPSSLNFPNAIPVTAVSSATQTVAVGNTGNQPIPLALSLTGDFTEATSCNTTLAAHTTCNVVISFAPSQPGTRQGLLSVTAGAATTPAYVALSGTATPILTSNNGALDFGNVIADQSAVQWYKITQSFTALTAVTSNSAFKAILVEDIGYGHGTPPTSAFSTSATGSCVNCWLGLQFTPPTTGPQAATVALRSSAQGNAYTLTLTGNGLPLSGLILSPVNYDFGAIPANSTTAPTLFTLTNLTSSAVTLTAPAVSAGFVINTAPTGGAACTGTLAPTASCFVAAAFAPTATGQIGGTLTIPTSTGNLTASLTGFGVPDPGLSLTPNALVFNNVPGTTATQQTITLKNTGAVTLQIATPTVATSNFTATTSCTTLTPGGVCTIAVAYVPGSAPATDTLTIPVINSLTGAATYSVALTGTYTTEDSGLQIIPATADFGPQLTGSPGVTRQFTINNLAAKSLTLTLSLPRQVVLAEPPCAALAPNASCNFSVTFLPLTNGDITGTLFAQATPTDGSATLTSLGYIEGYGLGTGTLAITGNLTPTGGDGTLLNFGQVTSGQSLSQTLTLSNPNTTAITIRRITSEWPFLSTSTCTAALAPGQSCTVTITYSPLNQTAAGSGLSLSNSDTGSLVIESDALTSPNIVDLTGSAAPIFVTVPDNTAPLAAYTVSQSSMAFVSTAVGNVSAAQTVTLSNTGTLTLHVTGLNTTPDFTATGTCATLVPGASCTLTVTFTPQLSGTRASALEISSDASTTLDFISLIGTATPASLSFSPSSLDFGSILVGSTSTMPIQVTNTSATPAIFHSITATGDYAVTGDCPASGGSLAASTSCTLEAAFTPTQAGTRTGAIAVASSLSTLALTVPVTGIGAQSHLLANPASLDFGSLALAASAELTLTLSNSGTAPVTGLHLAVTGDYAIISPCALTTLVAGASCSVTLSFTPTALGTRAGALTITSATNSPTAVPLTGSGVPNGSFLLTVDGKSSSSVTIKSGYPANYILTVTPQNSFSGTVILNCSAVTPGQYTSCALLPSSIALSGAAQNTTATLNTITSAQVTLAQNVSHGGASHTGIMLGLLPAALFFFWRVRPAHARFYTFVIIAFAATAMITLTGCGSGGSLDSTDPNLRKTPPGTYQYQITATSVTGPRITETVTLNLTVQ; encoded by the coding sequence ATGATGAAAACACGACCCTCCCCACGGCTCATCCCCTGTGTCTTTGGCCTCACCATTCTCTGCGTTCTCAGCTTCATCATCCCTGAAACTCTTCACGCGCAGCAGACCCAGCAACTTCTCTTCACCGGCCTCCGTTCCGTGGCCAGCCAGGGCCGGTTCAACGCCGTTCAATCCGCCCCCAACGGCGACCTCTATCTTCTTCTCGACCAGAAAGACGGCGTTCGCCTGCTCAAAACCGACGCCAGCGCCACTATCGTGCTCGCACAGGCGCAGCTGGGCGCAAAGGGCGACATCGGCCTCGCCATGGCGCTTGATCCGAGCGGCAGTATCTACATCACCGGAACCACAGGCTCCGGCTCGCTTGCAGCAACGTCTGGCGTCGCCTTCCCCAACGCCGCCGATACCTCCACCAACTCGTTCATCGCAAAGTTCGATTCTGATCTGAACCCGCTTTTCGTCACCTTCACCGGCAGCGGACGCACGGCGGCCTCCAGCATCGCCGCCACCGCCGATGCCGTCTTCATCACCGGCAGCACCTTTGGCGCGCTGCCGGTGACATCCGGCGCCTTTATTCAAAACCCCGCCAGCAACAGCATGCAAAACGGCTTCGTCGAAAAGTTCCGTGCGGACGGTACCAGCCTGCTCTACGCCACCTACCTTAGCGGAGCTAACGGCAGCACCGCGCCCACAGCCATCGCGGCGGACGCCTCGGATGATGCCTACGTCGCCGGTTACACCACCTCTTCCGGCTACCCTACGCTCAACGCACTCGTCCCCGAGATGATCGGAGCCTATTCCGGTTTCCTCAGCAAGCTCACACCCGCGGGCGATGGCGTCCTCTTCTCTACCTTTATCCCCGGCTCCGGTGTCACCTCGCTGGCCGTCGATCCCACCGCCGGGAACCTGCTTCTCTCCGGCACCATCGCCCTCGGCCAATTTCCAGTTGCCACCGCAGCCATGCCACTGGTCAACCTGTCTTACCAGACCCTGTTGCGCATGCCGCTCGACGGTAGTGCCGTTTTATCCTCAACGCTGCTTGCTCCGGGAACGCAATCTGTCGTCGCGTCTGCACCCAACGGCGCAGCATGGGTTGGCGGAACACTCATCACGCCACTGCTCCCGCTTCCTGCACTCTCCAACATCGGCGACTCCTTCGCACTGCGTGTCACGGCGCAAAATAACATCGATCAGGCATTGCGCTTCGGCGGCCTGCCCACGACTAACCCCGGCTTTGCCAACGCTGTCGTCACGCTGACCTCGCTTGCCACCGATGCTGCAGGTCATCCTCTCTTCGCCGGGGCAGTAGATCCCACTGCAAGCTCCAGCCTGCTCGCCAGCGAGACCTACGATCTTCCTCTCTACAACTCCCCCACGGCAGCTCTACCTTCGACTGTCCGCAACGCCGTTCTGCCGACAGGCATCTGCACAGGAAGTCAGTGCGCCGGATCGGGAGCCTACCTTAGCAAGATCGATCCCACGACTGCCGCGCCTAGTCTTGCGCTCTCGGTCGACGACTCGCCTAACCTCACTCTGCGCAACCTCGGTTCGGCTGCTGCGACCGGCCTGCAGATCACCGCAACTGGATTCACGCTCGCCACCGACTGCCCCACCATTCTCTCTGCGGGAGCGGAGTGCAGCATCGCCCTCAACGGCTCAGGTCCCGGTTCGATCACCGCACAGGCGGATGACGCCACTACGCAAACCGTATCTCTCCCTGCATCTGCCACCACGCCCAACGCCATTGTCTTCTCGCCCAAAGAACTCGACTTCGGCATCGAGACCTCATCGAACCCCGCAGCCACGCGAACCATCACAATCACGAACTTGAGTGCGCAGAGCCAGACCTTCGCATCGTCCTCTGCCGGCACACAGTTCACGGAACAATCGAGCGACTGCCCTAGCAACGGCACAGCCAAGCTGCTGTCTGCCGGAGCTACCTGCCATATCACCGTGGCCTTTACCGTATCCAGCGACCCTACCACCGACGGACCTCTGCAATCGAACTGGACCATCGGCCCCGGTAGCGTCCGGCTCACCGGCTACTCCGAGGCTGCGGCTCTCGCCCTCTCCGCCAGCGAGATCGACTTCGGCACTCAATACACAGGTGGCCTTCGTCTTCCTCGCTATCTCTATCTCTCGAACAACTCAGACGTCGCTATCCCACACAGTACCGTCGCGCTCTCAGGAGCATCGCCCTTTACCCTCGTCGACCGCTGCCCAACCCAGCTTCTCGCTCACACTGTCTGCCAGATCCAGATCGATTACCTCTCCGCGCTGTCGCCATCGGACGACTCCATCACACTCTCGCTCGATCAGGGCCTGACTGTTCTGGTCACCGGCAAGACCCTGCCGCCGCCTGGAGCGGGCGGAGCCACCGTCAATCCCAATCTCACTGTCTCACCGTCAAGCCTTAACTTCCCCAACGCCATCCCCGTCACCGCTGTCTCCAGTGCTACGCAGACGGTCGCCGTCGGCAACACGGGAAACCAGCCCATCCCTCTCGCACTCTCACTCACCGGAGACTTCACCGAGGCTACAAGCTGCAACACAACTCTAGCCGCTCACACCACCTGCAACGTTGTCATCAGCTTCGCGCCATCGCAGCCGGGAACGCGCCAGGGACTACTCTCGGTTACCGCGGGCGCTGCCACCACGCCCGCCTACGTCGCCCTCAGCGGAACCGCCACGCCAATCCTCACGAGCAATAACGGCGCGCTCGACTTCGGCAACGTGATCGCCGATCAGTCCGCCGTTCAGTGGTACAAGATCACGCAATCCTTCACGGCTCTGACTGCCGTTACCTCCAACTCCGCCTTCAAGGCCATCCTCGTCGAAGACATCGGCTACGGCCACGGCACCCCTCCTACCTCGGCGTTCAGCACCAGCGCTACCGGTTCGTGCGTGAACTGCTGGCTCGGCTTGCAGTTCACGCCGCCCACTACCGGCCCGCAGGCTGCAACCGTTGCTCTTCGCTCAAGCGCGCAGGGCAACGCCTACACGCTTACTCTCACCGGCAATGGATTGCCTCTCTCCGGACTCATTCTCAGCCCCGTCAACTATGACTTCGGAGCCATCCCTGCCAACTCCACCACGGCCCCTACGCTCTTTACCCTTACTAATCTCACTTCGTCCGCCGTCACGCTCACGGCTCCTGCCGTTAGCGCAGGCTTCGTCATCAACACCGCTCCCACCGGAGGCGCGGCCTGCACCGGAACCCTTGCTCCCACCGCTTCCTGCTTCGTCGCAGCGGCCTTCGCTCCCACCGCGACTGGCCAGATCGGAGGAACGCTCACTATTCCTACGAGCACTGGTAACCTCACCGCTTCGCTCACCGGCTTCGGCGTACCCGATCCCGGCTTGTCACTCACACCAAATGCTCTGGTCTTCAATAACGTTCCCGGCACGACTGCGACACAGCAGACCATCACCCTCAAAAACACAGGGGCAGTAACACTCCAGATCGCTACCCCCACCGTTGCCACATCAAACTTCACCGCCACGACAAGCTGCACGACGCTCACTCCCGGCGGCGTCTGCACCATTGCAGTGGCGTACGTGCCTGGGAGCGCACCGGCAACCGACACGCTGACCATCCCAGTTATCAACTCGCTTACCGGAGCAGCCACCTACAGCGTCGCTCTGACCGGAACTTACACCACCGAGGACTCCGGCCTCCAGATCATTCCCGCTACCGCCGACTTTGGGCCACAGCTTACCGGCAGCCCCGGAGTTACCCGACAGTTCACCATCAACAACCTCGCGGCGAAGTCGCTTACCCTGACACTCTCCCTGCCTCGACAGGTCGTGCTCGCGGAGCCTCCCTGCGCCGCGCTCGCTCCCAACGCAAGCTGCAACTTCTCGGTCACCTTTCTTCCGCTTACCAACGGCGACATCACCGGGACTCTCTTTGCCCAAGCCACACCCACCGACGGGAGTGCTACGCTCACGAGTCTCGGTTACATCGAAGGCTATGGACTAGGCACCGGGACGCTTGCTATCACCGGCAATCTCACCCCCACTGGAGGCGACGGCACGCTGCTCAACTTCGGTCAGGTAACCTCCGGCCAGTCGTTGAGCCAGACTCTTACGCTCAGCAATCCCAACACCACCGCCATCACCATCCGGCGCATTACCAGCGAGTGGCCCTTCCTCAGCACAAGCACCTGCACTGCCGCGCTTGCACCCGGGCAATCCTGCACTGTGACCATTACTTACTCTCCACTGAACCAGACGGCGGCGGGGAGCGGCTTATCGCTCTCCAACAGCGACACCGGCTCTCTGGTCATCGAGAGCGATGCGCTCACCAGTCCCAACATCGTCGATCTCACCGGAAGCGCGGCACCGATCTTCGTCACCGTACCGGACAACACTGCACCGCTGGCCGCTTATACTGTCTCGCAAAGCTCGATGGCCTTCGTCTCTACCGCCGTCGGCAACGTCTCGGCTGCACAGACCGTCACGCTCTCAAATACGGGTACTCTCACCCTTCACGTCACCGGTCTCAATACGACGCCTGACTTCACCGCGACGGGCACCTGCGCCACACTTGTCCCCGGAGCAAGCTGCACGCTCACCGTCACCTTTACGCCACAGCTTTCCGGCACTCGCGCCAGCGCACTCGAGATATCCTCGGACGCGAGTACGACGCTCGACTTTATCAGCCTGATCGGCACCGCAACCCCGGCCTCGCTCAGCTTCTCGCCATCTTCGCTCGACTTCGGCAGCATCCTCGTCGGCAGCACCTCGACCATGCCCATCCAGGTCACCAACACAAGCGCGACTCCGGCAATCTTTCACAGCATTACCGCTACCGGCGACTATGCCGTCACAGGCGATTGCCCAGCCTCCGGCGGCTCGCTCGCCGCCAGCACAAGCTGTACGCTCGAAGCCGCCTTCACGCCGACCCAGGCCGGAACACGCACCGGAGCGATCGCGGTTGCCAGCTCGCTCTCGACGCTGGCGCTGACCGTTCCGGTCACGGGCATCGGAGCGCAGTCTCACCTTCTGGCGAACCCTGCCAGCCTTGACTTCGGCAGCCTTGCGCTGGCGGCCTCGGCAGAGCTTACGCTGACTCTGAGCAACTCCGGCACCGCCCCCGTCACAGGGCTACACCTCGCGGTCACAGGCGACTACGCCATCATCAGCCCATGCGCTCTCACCACACTCGTCGCGGGAGCCAGTTGCTCGGTCACACTCTCGTTTACGCCTACTGCGCTTGGCACCCGCGCCGGTGCGCTGACCATTACAAGCGCGACCAACTCCCCAACTGCCGTGCCGCTCACCGGCAGCGGAGTTCCGAACGGCAGCTTCCTGTTGACGGTCGACGGCAAGTCCTCCTCGAGTGTCACGATCAAAAGCGGCTACCCCGCGAACTACATCCTTACCGTCACGCCACAGAACAGCTTCAGCGGAACCGTCATCCTGAACTGCTCGGCGGTCACCCCGGGGCAGTACACAAGCTGCGCCCTGCTGCCCTCGAGCATCGCGCTAAGCGGTGCGGCACAGAATACGACGGCCACCCTCAACACGATTACCTCGGCCCAGGTCACCCTTGCGCAGAACGTCAGCCACGGCGGCGCTTCGCACACCGGCATCATGCTCGGCCTGCTGCCTGCCGCTCTATTCTTCTTCTGGAGAGTGCGCCCGGCCCACGCTAGGTTCTACACTTTTGTGATCATCGCTTTCGCTGCAACAGCAATGATCACGCTGACCGGCTGCGGCAGTGGGGGGTCGCTCGACTCCACCGACCCCAACCTCCGCAAGACGCCGCCAGGCACCTACCAGTACCAGATCACGGCTACTTCGGTCACAGGCCCGCGCATCACCGAGACGGTGACGCTGAACCTGACTGTTCAGTAA
- the ribB gene encoding 3,4-dihydroxy-2-butanone-4-phosphate synthase: MFADVAEAVAEIRAGRMVVVVDDEDRENEGDLTLAAEFVTPEAINFMARFGRGLICLTLTEERADYLRLGPMTQENTSRFGTAFTESIEAREGVTTGISAADRAHTIRVAINPASTAQDLARPGHVFPLRARKGGVLVRAGQTEASVDLARMAGLISAGVICEIMNEDGTMARVPDLIKFCELHGLKMMTVADLIRYRLQNERYIHRVAESMLPTAHGEFRMIAYESEVEGGESHVALVYGDVTGDEPVTVRVHTHCLAGDVFSTSMCDCQAVVENSMRMIAEAGRGALVYLHNGTKGFGIDRGTVPARIVLHRDRSRDRSDDRTQRTLRQVGLGGQILSDLGIHKIRLLTNTPTHVPALQGFGIEIVEQVPVPVKVKA, encoded by the coding sequence ATGTTTGCCGATGTTGCCGAGGCGGTTGCAGAGATACGGGCTGGGCGGATGGTCGTCGTCGTCGACGACGAGGACCGCGAAAATGAAGGCGACCTGACGCTGGCGGCAGAGTTCGTCACGCCCGAGGCCATCAACTTCATGGCCCGGTTTGGTCGCGGTCTCATCTGCCTGACGCTGACCGAGGAGCGCGCCGACTACCTGCGGCTGGGACCGATGACGCAGGAGAACACCTCGCGATTCGGCACCGCTTTCACCGAGAGCATCGAGGCGCGCGAAGGCGTCACTACAGGAATTTCTGCCGCTGACCGGGCGCATACGATTCGAGTGGCGATCAATCCTGCCTCGACCGCGCAGGACCTGGCCCGGCCCGGACACGTCTTCCCCCTACGGGCGCGAAAGGGCGGCGTTCTTGTGCGGGCGGGACAGACGGAGGCTTCGGTCGATCTGGCACGGATGGCGGGGCTGATCTCGGCTGGTGTCATCTGCGAGATCATGAACGAAGACGGAACCATGGCGCGGGTTCCTGACCTGATCAAGTTCTGCGAGTTGCACGGCCTGAAGATGATGACGGTGGCAGACCTGATTCGCTATCGTCTGCAGAACGAGCGATACATCCATCGCGTGGCCGAATCGATGCTGCCTACGGCCCACGGCGAGTTTCGCATGATTGCCTACGAGAGCGAGGTCGAGGGCGGAGAGTCGCACGTCGCGCTGGTCTACGGCGATGTAACCGGCGACGAACCGGTTACGGTGCGTGTGCATACGCACTGCCTTGCCGGCGATGTGTTTTCGACCTCGATGTGCGATTGCCAGGCAGTGGTAGAGAACTCAATGCGCATGATCGCCGAGGCCGGACGTGGTGCGTTGGTGTATCTGCACAACGGGACCAAGGGATTCGGCATCGATCGCGGAACGGTGCCCGCGCGGATCGTGCTGCATCGCGACCGCTCCCGCGACCGCAGCGACGACCGCACACAGCGGACGCTTCGCCAGGTCGGTCTCGGCGGCCAGATACTATCCGATCTGGGCATCCACAAAATTCGGTTGCTGACCAATACGCCGACGCACGTGCCTGCCTTGCAGGGGTTTGGTATCGAGATCGTCGAGCAGGTTCCGGTACCGGTCAAGGTAAAGGCTTAG
- a CDS encoding 2Fe-2S iron-sulfur cluster-binding protein produces MSAPPCSPLEEEELLENESATESVDLEISRRTFVKAASILSAGVITGMPRIAEAEAERMAATSTPQTISVTLRVNGKSEPLTLDTRTTLLDALREHLDLTGSKKGCDHGQCGACTVLIDGRRVNSCLTLAAVADGAEITTIEGLANGDDLSAVQQAFLEHDAFQCGYCTPGQICSATALLDEQKHGALSTVSFETGNLASPQLTDNEIRERMSGNICRCAAYPNIVAAVRAAERASA; encoded by the coding sequence ATGAGCGCCCCCCCCTGCTCCCCTCTCGAGGAAGAAGAGCTTCTCGAAAACGAGTCCGCGACCGAATCGGTCGACCTCGAAATCTCCCGCCGCACCTTCGTCAAAGCCGCCAGCATTCTCAGCGCAGGTGTGATTACCGGCATGCCACGCATAGCCGAGGCAGAAGCGGAGCGGATGGCCGCAACCAGCACACCGCAGACGATCTCGGTGACGCTCAGGGTCAACGGCAAGTCCGAACCGCTGACGCTGGACACCCGCACCACGCTGCTCGATGCCCTGCGCGAACATCTCGACCTGACCGGCAGCAAAAAAGGATGCGACCACGGCCAATGCGGGGCCTGTACCGTTCTGATCGACGGTCGCCGGGTGAATAGCTGCCTTACGCTTGCGGCGGTCGCGGACGGGGCCGAGATCACCACCATCGAGGGCCTGGCCAACGGCGACGACCTCAGCGCCGTGCAGCAGGCGTTCCTCGAGCATGATGCCTTCCAATGCGGCTACTGCACGCCGGGCCAGATCTGCTCGGCCACCGCGCTGCTCGACGAGCAGAAGCACGGCGCGCTCAGCACCGTCTCGTTTGAGACCGGCAACCTCGCCAGTCCGCAGCTCACCGACAACGAGATTCGCGAGCGCATGAGCGGCAACATCTGCCGCTGTGCCGCCTATCCCAACATCGTCGCCGCCGTTCGCGCAGCAGAGAGGGCCAGCGCATGA
- a CDS encoding FAD binding domain-containing protein, which yields MNPFSYQRVTDPEEAIHAVSAHNAKFLGGGTNLVDLMKDGVEHPTTLIDINRLDLAQVTTTASGGVLIGALVRNSDLANHALIRRNYPLLSQGLLSGASPQLRNMATTGGNLLQRTRCFYFMDTTFPACNKRYPGSGCAAINGYNRIHAILGASEDCIATNPSDMNVAMAALDATVHVQGPKGKRAIPFADFHRLPGKTPQIETNLRSDELITAVELPAPKFAANSWYLKVRDRQSYAFALVAVAAGLEMDGTTIKSAGLALGGVAHKPWRSMEAERSLAGKTANAEAFKKAADLALAGAKPYEHNAFKIELAKQSIVRALTLAAQGRREGAQA from the coding sequence ATGAATCCTTTCAGCTATCAACGCGTCACTGATCCTGAAGAAGCCATTCACGCGGTCTCTGCTCATAACGCAAAGTTTCTCGGCGGAGGCACCAACCTTGTCGATCTGATGAAGGATGGCGTCGAGCACCCGACGACGCTGATCGATATCAACCGGCTCGATCTTGCGCAGGTGACTACCACGGCCAGCGGCGGCGTCCTCATCGGCGCGCTGGTCCGCAACAGCGATCTTGCCAATCACGCTCTGATCCGTCGTAACTATCCTTTGCTCTCGCAGGGGTTGCTCAGCGGAGCCTCTCCGCAGCTTCGTAACATGGCCACCACCGGCGGCAACCTGCTACAGCGAACCCGCTGCTTCTACTTCATGGACACCACCTTCCCGGCCTGCAATAAACGCTATCCCGGCTCGGGTTGCGCGGCCATCAACGGCTACAACCGCATCCACGCGATCCTCGGCGCAAGCGAAGATTGCATCGCCACTAACCCCTCCGACATGAATGTCGCCATGGCCGCTCTTGATGCAACGGTTCATGTTCAGGGACCTAAGGGTAAGCGTGCTATTCCCTTTGCCGATTTTCATCGCCTTCCCGGGAAGACTCCACAGATCGAGACCAACCTCAGATCCGACGAACTGATCACCGCCGTCGAGCTTCCTGCTCCGAAGTTCGCCGCGAACTCCTGGTACCTCAAAGTCCGCGACCGTCAGAGTTATGCCTTTGCCCTGGTTGCTGTAGCTGCCGGACTCGAGATGGACGGCACCACCATCAAGTCGGCAGGACTCGCACTTGGCGGCGTCGCGCACAAACCGTGGCGATCTATGGAGGCCGAGAGGTCGCTGGCAGGAAAGACCGCCAACGCCGAGGCGTTCAAAAAAGCTGCCGACCTTGCGCTGGCTGGAGCCAAACCCTACGAGCACAATGCCTTCAAGATCGAACTGGCCAAGCAGAGCATCGTGCGCGCCCTTACCCTTGCCGCGCAGGGGCGCCGGGAAGGAGCACAGGCATGA
- a CDS encoding xanthine dehydrogenase family protein molybdopterin-binding subunit produces MIGIQTEQQQDQQQEQRPERQLNHRYDAFAKVTGRAKYAAEFPVKNVAYAYIVQATIPAGVVVSIDDAAASRASGVHSIITPFNAPKLAELGNVNVLQDTTVFYSGQPIAVVVARSLPEARSAAAMLHITYKEQPAKLDFDGLLSEARPPKRGGTFHRGDTAAALAKATVTIDQTYSTPLQNHNPMEPHATIAAWDGDKLNVYDATQGITGVQQGLARAFSIPQANVHVECPYTGGGFGCKGYVWSHTLLAAMAAKVAQRPVKLVLDRGQMFGPVGSRPNTSQHIKLAASSDGKLLLQQHDSTCYTSFISDWVESCAAQTNLLYDSESLSTSHLVVPLNLGMGTWMRAPGEATGSVALEIALDELAEKLNIDPIQLRLINYAEKDPRSGKPWSSKHLREAYAQAADRFGWSKRNAQPGQLREGNKLIGHGMATANYGAGRSPSSAIVRIQPNGRVFVGIGTQDIGTGTYTILAQAAALALAMDPSLVDVKLGDTTLPRSGGSGGSTTAASVCPAVYDAATQAKLKLAQLAVSDAKSPFHGANVADIDTKDGKLFLKSAAAGDPESITDLLARNGGAAIEATATSELAKDRESFTSHSWGAVFAEVAVDADTHMTQVRRVVATYDIGTLLNEKTGLNQLSGGVVWGISMALHEASIIDKKYGRTVNENFADYHVPVNADVHEIDITCLNIPDYKFNPLGARGIGEIGITGAAAAIANAIYNATGKRVRDLPITPDRLMA; encoded by the coding sequence ATGATCGGGATTCAGACAGAGCAACAGCAAGATCAGCAGCAGGAGCAAAGGCCGGAACGCCAGCTCAACCATCGCTACGATGCCTTCGCCAAGGTAACCGGACGCGCGAAGTATGCAGCCGAGTTCCCTGTCAAAAACGTCGCCTATGCGTACATCGTTCAAGCCACGATTCCCGCCGGAGTTGTAGTCTCGATCGACGATGCCGCTGCCAGCCGTGCCTCCGGCGTGCACAGCATCATCACTCCTTTTAATGCGCCGAAGCTGGCCGAGCTTGGCAACGTCAATGTGCTGCAGGATACGACCGTCTTTTACAGTGGCCAGCCGATCGCCGTAGTGGTTGCACGCTCGCTGCCCGAGGCTCGCTCAGCCGCAGCCATGCTGCACATCACCTACAAGGAGCAGCCGGCGAAGCTGGACTTCGACGGCCTGCTTAGCGAAGCTCGACCGCCAAAACGCGGGGGCACCTTCCACCGTGGCGACACTGCCGCTGCACTTGCCAAAGCCACGGTCACCATCGATCAGACCTACTCCACGCCGCTGCAGAACCACAACCCGATGGAGCCGCATGCCACCATCGCTGCCTGGGACGGCGACAAACTCAATGTCTACGACGCTACCCAGGGCATCACCGGCGTTCAACAGGGGCTGGCTCGCGCCTTCTCCATTCCTCAGGCCAATGTCCACGTCGAATGCCCTTATACCGGCGGCGGGTTCGGCTGCAAAGGCTATGTCTGGTCGCACACCTTGCTTGCGGCTATGGCAGCCAAGGTAGCTCAGCGCCCAGTAAAGCTTGTGCTCGATCGCGGACAGATGTTCGGCCCGGTAGGCTCGCGCCCCAACACCAGCCAGCACATCAAACTTGCCGCTTCGTCAGACGGTAAGCTCTTGCTGCAACAGCACGACTCCACCTGCTACACCTCCTTCATCTCCGACTGGGTCGAGAGTTGCGCCGCGCAGACTAACCTCCTCTACGACAGCGAATCGCTCTCCACCTCGCACTTGGTCGTTCCGCTCAACCTCGGGATGGGTACGTGGATGCGTGCTCCCGGCGAAGCTACCGGAAGTGTCGCCTTAGAGATCGCGCTCGACGAGCTGGCGGAGAAGTTGAACATCGATCCCATTCAACTACGTCTGATCAACTACGCCGAAAAAGATCCTCGTAGCGGCAAGCCCTGGTCGAGCAAACATCTGCGCGAGGCGTATGCTCAGGCCGCAGATCGCTTCGGATGGTCCAAACGCAATGCCCAACCCGGACAGCTTCGCGAGGGCAACAAACTCATCGGGCACGGCATGGCGACCGCGAACTATGGCGCTGGACGCTCTCCCTCGTCCGCCATCGTTCGCATTCAGCCGAACGGGCGAGTCTTCGTCGGAATCGGCACACAGGATATCGGCACAGGGACCTACACCATCCTCGCCCAGGCCGCGGCGCTTGCGCTGGCCATGGACCCTTCGCTGGTCGACGTCAAGCTGGGAGACACCACGCTGCCGCGTTCCGGCGGCTCCGGTGGATCGACGACCGCGGCCTCCGTCTGCCCGGCCGTCTATGACGCTGCGACACAGGCAAAGCTCAAGCTCGCGCAGTTGGCCGTCTCCGATGCAAAGTCGCCCTTCCACGGAGCGAACGTCGCAGACATCGACACAAAAGATGGCAAGCTGTTCCTCAAGTCCGCCGCCGCAGGCGATCCTGAGTCCATCACCGACTTACTTGCCCGCAATGGTGGCGCAGCCATCGAAGCGACCGCTACCAGCGAGCTGGCCAAAGATCGTGAGTCGTTTACATCGCACTCCTGGGGAGCGGTCTTCGCCGAGGTTGCCGTCGATGCCGACACGCACATGACGCAGGTACGTCGTGTCGTCGCCACCTACGACATCGGCACCCTGCTCAACGAAAAGACCGGCCTGAACCAACTGAGCGGCGGAGTCGTCTGGGGCATCAGCATGGCGTTGCACGAAGCGTCCATCATCGACAAAAAATATGGGCGCACCGTCAACGAAAACTTCGCGGACTATCACGTTCCCGTCAACGCGGACGTTCACGAGATCGACATTACCTGTCTCAATATCCCCGACTACAAGTTCAATCCTCTAGGAGCAAGAGGCATCGGCGAGATCGGCATCACCGGGGCTGCGGCTGCCATCGCCAACGCGATCTACAACGCTACCGGCAAGCGCGTTCGCGACCTGCCCATTACCCCTGACAGGCTGATGGCGTGA